A DNA window from Opisthocomus hoazin isolate bOpiHoa1 unplaced genomic scaffold, bOpiHoa1.hap1 HAP1_SCAFFOLD_213, whole genome shotgun sequence contains the following coding sequences:
- the TTC5 gene encoding LOW QUALITY PROTEIN: tetratricopeptide repeat protein 5 (The sequence of the model RefSeq protein was modified relative to this genomic sequence to represent the inferred CDS: inserted 2 bases in 2 codons; deleted 4 bases in 4 codons) produces the protein MAAALERTLRLMDEIPVSRARGCGRLRWLLRARALGGGPXTGAAAAERALSRAVKLDPGLGGAWARLGEARWRRGDLEGARACFAGALAHGEHAEARRLLSMALRAGGALAQGLAQAEAAVRCAPRDGQGWYVLGNAYVALFFXGGQSPGAARRALAAYGQAERVDPGASNNPDLHLNRAALLQYQEEFEAALEGLWRAAALAPGWEEPRRRHAHLLDFLGRLCGLLANRGAWPGTGPSPRGCWGRWGGEGGLSPAPISSALHPGPNPRRALLGRALFSLAPAPGRALALRKGSGVSYRPGDHPQDQLRAFKTPEDLQDPPEAPEDMESPPDITYGPRDGF, from the exons atggcggcggcgctgGAGCGGACGCTGCGGCTGATGGACGAGATCCCCG TGtcgcgggcgcggggctgcgggcggctgcGCTGGCTGCTGCGGGCGCGGGCGCTGGGGGGCGGGC CGACGGGGGCGGCCGCGGCCGAGCGGGCCCTGAGCCGCGCGGTCAAACTGGACCCCGGCCTGGGGGGGGCCTGGGCCCGGCTG GGGGAGGCCCGGTGGAGGAGGGGAGACCTGGAGGGGGCCCGGGCCTGCTTCGCCGGAGCGCTCGCTCAC GGGGAGCACGCGGAGGCGCGGCGGCTGCTGTCGATggcgctgcgggcggggggggccctgGCCCAGGGCCTGGCCCAGGCTGAGGCTGCCGTGCGGTGTGCCCCCCGCGATGGGCAGGGCTGGT ACGTGCTGGGCAACGCCTACGTCGCGCTGTTCT ggggggggcagagcccgggggccGCCCGCAGGGCCCTGGCGGCCTATGGCCAGGCG GAGCGGGTAGACCCTGGA GCGTCCAATAACCCGGACCTGCACCTCAACCGCGCCGCC CTCCTGCAGTACCAGGAGGAGTTCGAGGCGGCGCTGGAG GGGCTCTGGAGGGCGGCGGCCTTGGCGCCGGGGTGGGAGGAGCCTCGGCGGCGCCACGCC CACCTGCTCGACTTCCTGGGGCGCCTCTGCGGGCTGCTGGCCAATCGG GGGGCGTGGCCAGGGACGGGCCCctccccccggggctgctgggggcgctgggggggggagggggggctaaGCCCCGCCCCCATCTCTTCCGCCCTCCACCCGGGGCCCAACCCCCGCCGGGCCCTGCTGGGCCGCGCCCTCTTCAGCCTGGCCCCCGCCCCAGGGCGTGCCCTA GCCCTTCGGAAGGGTTCTGGGGTCTCCTACAGGCCCGGTGACCACCCTCAAGACCAGCTGAGGGCCTTCAAGACCCCTGAAGATCTACAGGACCCCCCTGAAGCTCCAGAGGACATGGAAAGTCCTCCTGATATCACTTATGGACCTCGTGATGGGTTCTAG